CGAGCGCTCCGGCAACTGGTGGCAGAAATGCCCGTAGATGCCCCGCAAGAATTGCGCCGCCCCTTCAGCGCCGATCGCCGCCAACACCGCCGCCGCGACCATCCCGCCGCAGTACGCCGCTAACAGCGCGGCCGGTGACCATAGCGCCAGCCTGGTCACCGGCCGAAGATTCTCCAGTTCTCGCCGTGCCATTATGGCTGTGTCGTAACCGCTCCGCCCTTCTGTTCGCCGACGCGGACGACCTCGCCGTACAAGTACGCGATTCCCAATTGTGCCCAAAACGCCGTAAAGAAATACCCGATGATCAGCGCCAGGATCCCAAACGAAGCCAGGATGCTGAAGACGATCGTCAGCAGCGCCACCAGCAGCAAATTCACCGTGTTCTGCGTCAGAAACGCAATCATGCCGGCGAAGTCAAAGGCATCCGAAATATTCCCCGTGCGGGCGAAACGCACGTAAATATACGGTAGGATCATGGCGTACGCGATGCTCAGCGCCACCATCGCCAGCCAGCCGATGCAGGGGATCATCATCAGTATGAAGTTCACGATGATCAGCGGAATCGCATAGAGAATGATTACCACGAAGAACAGCAGTCCCTGCGTGAATTTCTCGCCGAGGTTATCCCACGCCGGCAGCGGCAGCGGCTGGCCATTGGCCGTGTTGCGCGCCACCAACAGCACGTAGCCGAGCAGAAACGGAATGCCGATCAGGATCATCGAGGCCAGCACGAACAGCGCCCCGACCAGGATCTTCTGCAGCCACTCCGGATCTTCAAACATGTAGGTGAATGAACGACCTAAATTATCCATTTTCTCCCTCCTTGCGTCATTTCCATGACGCCGGGCTCTTTATTGCTTCACTATGGTGTGTATATCTCGCCCCCGCTCCCCGCTGTCAACTAAAACTCCGCCCCCTTACACCCCGCCCCTTCCGCATCGCGACTCTCTCCATCCGATTTCTCCCCCCGGTAGTGCCGACTTAAGTCGGCTTCCCTATCTTTGCACCATCAGCAATACCTTCTCTGCCGTCGACTGGAATCCCCTTCCCGCGCCGTCAGGAATCCTTCCCTGACGGCCCCAACCTCGGTGCCCCACCGCCTGCGCAGCGTCCCGAGGAACGAGGGATTGCGGTGGGATCACGAACCGGTCCCTCAGCAGCCGGTACCCCACCCGTC
This window of the Candidatus Zixiibacteriota bacterium genome carries:
- a CDS encoding DUF4013 domain-containing protein, which codes for MDNLGRSFTYMFEDPEWLQKILVGALFVLASMILIGIPFLLGYVLLVARNTANGQPLPLPAWDNLGEKFTQGLLFFVVIILYAIPLIIVNFILMMIPCIGWLAMVALSIAYAMILPYIYVRFARTGNISDAFDFAGMIAFLTQNTVNLLLVALLTIVFSILASFGILALIIGYFFTAFWAQLGIAYLYGEVVRVGEQKGGAVTTQP